CCCGGGTGTCCGGCCTTTGGTGGCGATCTCCTGGCACCGCTGCCGAGAGGAGTACCGGGTCGATCCTCACCTCACAGAGGCACCGGTAGCCGTCGCGGAGCTCGACCATACGCCCGAGCACGATGTCGTATTCGCTGAGCTGGGATTTCGTGCCGCCTCCGTGGCACGTGAAGTGGGCAACTTCGGTGGCATCGTTACCGTCACGGATGCCACTGGCCGGATCCTGGCCGAGTGGGGTGATCAAGCCACGCTCGTCAGAGCCGGTGACTCCAATCTGGCGCCCTGGTTCTGCTGGTCCGAGTCCGCGGCCGGCACGAACGGCATGGGCACGGCGCTCGAGGCGTACGGCCCGGTGCCGATCAGGGGTGCGGAGCACTGGTGCCAGGCGTTCCACAACTGGGTCTGCGAGGGCATCGCGGTGCGTGACGTGGTGACCAGGGAACCGATCGCGGTCCTGAACATCTGCTCCTGGCGCAGCCAGCTTCCCGCCGACGCGGGAAGCTGGCTGGCGAACGCGGCCACCATGATCCAGTACAAGCTGAAGAGGCGCGCCCGCGACAGCGGCGCCGAGTTGGTCGCGGCCTACACCCAGGCCAGGGCACGCTCCAGTGCGGCGCTCGCCGCGGTGGACGCCGCGGGCAAGGTGGTGATCGCCGACGACATGGCAAGCGTGCTCCTTGGTGTCCCGGCGTCCACCCCGGCGGTCGACCCGACGCTGCGATGGCATGCCGGGCTGCCGGAATTGATCGCGGCCACCCGGCATGCCGCCAGGCAGGCAGCTCACAATCCTGACTGGGTCGGCTCGACGCAGATCTTCGCCCACCTCGCCGACGAGCCGACATCGATCAGCATCCGACCCGTCTTCTCGTCCGGACACCTGATCGGGAACCTGGTCTCGTTCGGTGCCTCCGACGGGGTGCAGTTGCCTCAGGCGGAGGGGTCCGCGCGCCCTCGGGTGCAGCCGCGCCGACTGGTCGCGATGCGCGACAACCGGATGGTGCTGCTGCGGCTGCCGGAAGTCTCCTTCGCTGAATCGCAGGGGAAAGACGTGTGGCTCTCCACCGATCAGGGGCGATTGCGAGCCGCCTCTCTGAGCCTGGACAAGCT
This genomic interval from Streptomyces dengpaensis contains the following:
- a CDS encoding DNA-binding protein; this translates as MGTALEAYGPVPIRGAEHWCQAFHNWVCEGIAVRDVVTREPIAVLNICSWRSQLPADAGSWLANAATMIQYKLKRRARDSGAELVAAYTQARARSSAALAAVDAAGKVVIADDMASVLLGVPASTPAVDPTLRWHAGLPELIAATRHAARQAAHNPDWVGSTQIFAHLADEPTSISIRPVFSSGHLIGNLVSFGASDGVQLPQAEGSARPRVQPRRLVAMRDNRMVLLRLPEVSFAESQGKDVWLSTDQGRLRAASLSLDKLDSELADAGFLRVHRRYVVNLSRIREIERGLKGELSLVMDDRTNGMVPVSRRNAPAVRRALDI